Proteins encoded by one window of Aspergillus puulaauensis MK2 DNA, chromosome 4, nearly complete sequence:
- a CDS encoding C40 family peptidase (COG:S;~EggNog:ENOG410PTYZ;~InterPro:IPR038765,IPR000064;~MEROPS:MER0014672;~PFAM:PF00877;~SECRETED:SignalP(1-16)) → MKYLAAFSLLACAASALPSLETKISVRQGTVGQAILDKALTAKGTPYAWGGGTCDGPSADNPPYEYGDVGYDCSGLVSWAVCQVTGRDLFTEGLRVTSTMYCADEAKLGYKKYPLEERQPGDAIFFGGECDCNTSGSIHHVGLMIDNGDRMWNAPNDDVNQVQENSISKFGEAACPYVIRFT, encoded by the exons ATGAAGTACCTCGCcgctttctctctcctcgcCTGCGCTGCCAGCGCCCTTCCCTCCCTCGAGACCAAAATATCTGTCAGGCAGGGCACCGTCGGCCAGGCAATCCTCGACAAGGCCTTAACTGCCAAAGGCACTCCTTACGCCTGGGGCGGTGGTACCTGTGACGGCCCCAGCGCTGACAATCCTCCCTACGAGTACGGCGATGTTGGATATGACTGCTCTGGCCTCGTCTCCTGGGCCGTCTGCCAAGTGACCGGCCGTGACCTGTTCACTGAGGGTCTCCGCGTCACCTCCACCATGTACTGCGCCGATGAGGCAAAGCTTGGCTACAA GAAATACCCCTTGGAAGAACGCCAGCCAGGAgacgccatcttcttcggcggCGAGTGTGACTGCAACACTAGCGGCAGCATCCACCACGTTGGACTGATGAT TGACAATGGCGACCGTATGTGGAATGCTCCCAACGACGACGTCAACCAGGTCCAGGAGAACAGCATCTCCAAGTTCGGCGAGGCCGCTTGCCCCTATGTCATTCGCTTCACTTGA